One Saccharopolyspora erythraea NRRL 2338 genomic region harbors:
- the katG gene encoding catalase/peroxidase HPI produces MTDSPDATTGGCPVAHGDRLPHPTQGGANTHWWPNRLNLKLLAKNPAVADPMGEEFDYAAEFKTLDLPAVKADIQEVLTTSQDWWPADFGHYGPLMIRMAWHSAGTYRVSDGRGGAGTGQQRFAPLNSWPDNVSLDKARRLLWPVKQKYGRKLSWADLMILAGNVALESMGFETFGFAGGRVDAWEPEDDVYWGAETTWLGSDQRISGGEQRELEKPLGATHMGLIYVNPEGPEGKPDPVAAARDIRETFGRMAMNDEETVALIAGGHTFGKTHGAAPDSNLGPDSEAAPLEAQGLGWHNSHGTGKGADTITSGLEVTWTSTPTQWSNGFFENLFGYEYELYQGPGGGWQWRPKDGAGEGTVPDAHDPSKKIAPNMLTTDLSLKVDPIYEPISRRFWENPQEFADAFARAWFKLTHRDMGPADRYLGPEVPSEELIWQDPIPKPDHELVGPAEIAELKGRIAESGLTVRQLVSTAWAAASTFRGSDKRGGANGGRIRLEPQRSWEVNEPDQLATVISTLEGIQESFNAGSGAKKVSFADLVVLAGGVGVEQAAQAAGFDVEVPFTPGRGDATAEQTDVESFSHLEPSSDGFRNYLGKGHPLPAEYQLVDKANLLTLSAPEMTVLVGGLRVLGANYQQSEQGVFTEKPGTLTNDFFVNLLQMGNTWKATDETSETFEATDASGQVKWTGTRFDLVFGSNSELRAVAEVYASDDAKEKFVRDFVAAWDKVMNLDRFDLA; encoded by the coding sequence GTGACTGACAGCCCTGACGCCACCACCGGCGGCTGCCCGGTCGCGCACGGCGACCGGCTCCCCCACCCGACCCAGGGAGGCGCCAACACCCACTGGTGGCCGAACCGGCTCAACCTGAAGCTGCTGGCCAAGAACCCCGCCGTGGCCGACCCGATGGGCGAGGAGTTCGACTACGCCGCGGAGTTCAAGACCCTGGACCTGCCCGCCGTCAAGGCCGACATCCAGGAGGTCCTGACCACCTCCCAGGACTGGTGGCCCGCCGACTTCGGGCACTACGGCCCGCTGATGATCCGCATGGCCTGGCACAGCGCGGGCACCTACCGCGTCAGCGACGGCCGCGGCGGCGCCGGCACCGGCCAGCAGCGGTTCGCGCCGCTGAACAGCTGGCCGGACAACGTCAGCCTGGACAAGGCCCGCCGTCTGCTGTGGCCGGTCAAGCAGAAGTACGGCCGCAAGCTCTCCTGGGCCGACCTGATGATCCTGGCCGGCAACGTGGCCCTGGAGTCGATGGGCTTCGAGACCTTCGGCTTCGCCGGTGGCAGGGTTGACGCCTGGGAGCCCGAGGACGACGTCTACTGGGGTGCCGAGACCACCTGGCTCGGCAGCGACCAGCGCATCTCCGGCGGCGAGCAGCGCGAGCTGGAGAAGCCGCTGGGCGCGACCCACATGGGCCTCATCTACGTCAACCCGGAGGGCCCGGAGGGCAAGCCGGACCCGGTGGCCGCCGCGCGCGACATCCGCGAGACGTTCGGCCGGATGGCGATGAACGACGAGGAGACCGTCGCCCTCATCGCCGGTGGTCACACCTTCGGCAAGACCCACGGCGCGGCCCCGGACTCCAACCTCGGCCCCGACTCCGAGGCCGCCCCGCTCGAGGCGCAGGGCCTGGGCTGGCACAACAGCCACGGCACCGGCAAGGGCGCGGACACCATCACCAGCGGTCTGGAGGTCACCTGGACCTCCACGCCGACCCAGTGGAGCAACGGCTTCTTCGAGAACCTGTTCGGCTACGAGTACGAGCTGTACCAGGGCCCGGGCGGCGGCTGGCAGTGGCGGCCGAAGGACGGCGCGGGGGAGGGCACGGTCCCGGACGCCCACGACCCGTCCAAGAAGATCGCGCCGAACATGCTCACCACGGACCTCTCGCTCAAGGTCGACCCGATCTACGAGCCGATCTCGCGGCGGTTCTGGGAGAACCCGCAGGAGTTCGCCGACGCCTTCGCGCGTGCGTGGTTCAAGCTGACCCACCGCGACATGGGCCCGGCCGACCGCTACCTCGGCCCCGAGGTCCCCTCCGAGGAGCTGATCTGGCAGGACCCGATCCCCAAGCCCGACCACGAGCTGGTCGGCCCCGCCGAGATCGCGGAGCTCAAGGGCAGGATCGCCGAGTCCGGCCTGACCGTGCGGCAGCTGGTCTCCACCGCGTGGGCCGCGGCCTCGACCTTCCGGGGCAGCGACAAGCGCGGCGGCGCCAACGGCGGCCGCATCCGCCTCGAGCCGCAGCGCAGCTGGGAGGTCAACGAGCCCGACCAGCTCGCGACCGTGATCAGCACGCTGGAGGGCATCCAGGAGTCCTTCAACGCCGGGTCCGGCGCCAAGAAGGTCTCGTTCGCCGACCTGGTCGTGCTCGCCGGCGGCGTCGGTGTCGAGCAGGCCGCCCAGGCCGCCGGGTTCGACGTCGAGGTCCCGTTCACCCCGGGTCGCGGCGACGCCACCGCGGAGCAGACCGACGTCGAGTCCTTCTCGCACCTCGAGCCGTCCTCCGACGGGTTCCGCAACTACCTCGGCAAGGGGCACCCGCTGCCCGCCGAGTACCAGCTCGTCGACAAGGCGAACCTGCTCACCCTGAGCGCGCCGGAGATGACGGTCCTGGTCGGTGGCCTGCGTGTGCTGGGTGCGAACTACCAGCAGTCGGAGCAGGGCGTGTTCACCGAGAAGCCCGGCACGCTCACCAACGACTTCTTCGTGAACCTGCTCCAGATGGGCAACACGTGGAAGGCGACCGACGAGACCTCGGAGACCTTCGAGGCCACCGACGCCTCCGGCCAGGTGAAGTGGACCGGCACCCGGTTCGACCTGGTCTTCGGCTCGAACTCCGAGCTGCGGGCCGTGGCCGAGGTCTACGCGTCCGACGACGCCAAGGAGAAGTTCGTGCGCGACTTCGTGGCGGCGTGGGACAAGGTGATGAACCTCGACCGGTTCGACCTCGCCTGA
- a CDS encoding aspartate aminotransferase family protein has protein sequence MTTLDNATAPSTSQTPAAESAARHLWMHFARMGGRGPENPVPVITRGEGVHLWDDRGRRVLDGLAGLFVVQAGHGRRELAEVAARQACELAYFPVWGYATPPAAELAERLAHLAPGDLNRVFFTSGGGEAVESAWKVAKQYFKLVGKPLKHKVISRSVAYHGTPHGAMAITGLPKMKQDFEPLAPGGFRVPNTNIYRNPEFAGDPEAFGRWAADRVEEAILFEGPDTVAAVVLEPVQNSGGCLTAPPSYFARVREICDRHDVLLVSDEVICAFGRHGHTFACDKFGYVPDLITCAKGMTSGYGPLGALIASDRVMEPFLRPGVTFPHGYTWGGHPVSAAVALANLELMAEEGLHQRVLDNERAFGETLGKLLDLPIVGDVRGDGYFWAVELVKDKATRETFDADERERLVRGFLPGALFDNGLYCRPDDRGDVVVQLAPPLIAGQAEFDEIEGILRHTLLEATSAL, from the coding sequence ATGACCACGCTCGACAACGCCACCGCACCGTCCACATCGCAAACCCCGGCCGCCGAGTCCGCCGCGCGCCACCTCTGGATGCACTTCGCCCGCATGGGCGGCCGAGGACCGGAGAACCCCGTCCCGGTCATCACCCGCGGCGAGGGCGTGCACCTCTGGGACGACCGCGGCCGACGCGTCCTCGACGGCCTGGCCGGGCTGTTCGTGGTGCAGGCCGGCCACGGCCGCCGCGAGCTGGCCGAGGTGGCCGCCCGCCAGGCCTGCGAGCTCGCCTACTTCCCGGTGTGGGGCTACGCCACTCCGCCGGCGGCCGAGCTCGCCGAGCGCCTGGCCCACCTCGCCCCGGGCGACCTCAACCGCGTCTTCTTCACCTCCGGCGGAGGCGAAGCCGTCGAGTCGGCCTGGAAGGTCGCCAAGCAGTACTTCAAGCTCGTCGGAAAACCGCTGAAGCACAAGGTGATCAGCCGGTCCGTGGCCTACCACGGCACACCGCACGGCGCGATGGCCATCACCGGGCTGCCGAAGATGAAGCAGGACTTCGAGCCGCTGGCCCCGGGCGGTTTCCGGGTGCCCAACACCAACATCTACCGGAACCCCGAGTTCGCCGGCGACCCGGAGGCGTTCGGCCGCTGGGCCGCCGACCGCGTCGAGGAGGCCATCCTCTTCGAGGGTCCCGACACGGTGGCCGCCGTCGTGCTCGAGCCGGTGCAGAACTCCGGCGGATGCCTGACCGCGCCCCCGAGCTACTTCGCGCGGGTCCGCGAGATCTGCGACCGCCACGACGTGCTGCTGGTCTCCGACGAGGTCATCTGCGCGTTCGGCAGGCACGGCCACACCTTCGCCTGCGACAAGTTCGGCTACGTGCCCGACCTGATCACCTGCGCGAAGGGCATGACCTCCGGCTACGGCCCGCTCGGAGCGCTGATCGCCTCCGACCGCGTGATGGAACCGTTCCTGCGGCCCGGCGTCACCTTCCCCCACGGCTACACCTGGGGCGGCCACCCCGTCTCGGCGGCCGTCGCGCTCGCCAATCTCGAGCTGATGGCGGAGGAAGGACTGCACCAGCGGGTTCTGGACAACGAGCGGGCGTTCGGCGAGACGCTCGGCAAGCTGCTGGACCTGCCGATCGTCGGCGACGTCCGCGGCGACGGGTACTTCTGGGCCGTCGAGCTGGTCAAGGACAAGGCCACCCGCGAGACCTTCGACGCCGACGAGCGGGAGCGTCTGGTCCGCGGCTTCCTGCCCGGGGCCCTGTTCGACAACGGGCTGTACTGCCGCCCCGACGACCGCGGCGACGTCGTCGTCCAGCTCGCCCCGCCGCTGATCGCCGGGCAGGCCGAGTTCGACGAGATCGAGGGCATCCTCCGGCACACGCTGCTCGAAGCCACGTCCGCCCTCTGA
- a CDS encoding nuclear transport factor 2 family protein, with product METVDRFRTAVEGRDADALGPLFAPEPRFFSPVKFAPFEGRAMVLGVFRVLLRRVFDDFRYVGELHGTAETEAGAAADSHLLIFRAVVGGKRIHGIDLIQLDDDGLIAEFTVMVRPLSAVTAIGEAVHAGLVAEALLPSGT from the coding sequence ATGGAGACCGTCGACCGCTTCCGCACCGCCGTCGAAGGGCGCGACGCCGACGCGCTGGGGCCGCTGTTCGCGCCCGAGCCGCGGTTCTTCAGCCCGGTGAAGTTCGCCCCGTTCGAGGGCAGGGCCATGGTTCTCGGCGTGTTCAGGGTTCTCCTGCGGCGCGTCTTCGACGACTTCCGGTACGTCGGCGAGCTGCACGGCACGGCGGAGACCGAGGCGGGAGCGGCGGCCGACTCGCACCTGCTGATCTTCCGGGCGGTGGTCGGCGGCAAGCGGATCCACGGCATCGACCTGATCCAGCTCGACGACGACGGCCTGATCGCGGAGTTCACGGTCATGGTCCGGCCGCTGAGCGCCGTGACCGCGATCGGCGAGGCGGTGCACGCCGGCCTCGTCGCCGAGGCGCTGCTGCCGAGCGGAACGTGA
- a CDS encoding Fur family transcriptional regulator, with product MLREAELRVTRPRVAVLSAVHDHPHADTETIIGAVRGALPKVSHQAVYDVLRALTSVGLLRRIQPMGSVARYEARVGDNHHHIVCRSCETIYDVDCAVGTPPCLTASDAHGFSIDEAEVIYWGLCPDCAPDSDPDKPEPERNSGD from the coding sequence ATGTTGCGCGAGGCGGAGCTGCGTGTGACGCGCCCTCGGGTGGCGGTGCTGTCCGCGGTGCACGATCATCCGCACGCCGACACGGAGACCATCATCGGTGCCGTGCGCGGAGCACTCCCCAAGGTGTCGCACCAGGCCGTCTACGACGTGCTGCGCGCGCTGACCTCGGTGGGGCTGCTGCGTCGCATCCAGCCGATGGGCTCCGTGGCTCGCTACGAGGCACGGGTCGGGGACAACCACCACCACATCGTGTGCCGGTCGTGCGAAACCATCTACGACGTCGACTGCGCCGTGGGCACACCTCCCTGCCTGACCGCGTCCGATGCCCACGGCTTCTCGATCGACGAGGCCGAGGTCATCTACTGGGGACTGTGCCCCGACTGCGCCCCCGACTCGGATCCCGACAAACCTGAGCCCGAAAGGAATTCCGGTGACTGA
- a CDS encoding LacI family DNA-binding transcriptional regulator: MAGKAGKTTIVDVAREAGTSVSSASVALRGEPGVSDRTRARILDAAQRLGYRPDQRARLLRQQRSRLLGVTFSVDQSFHADVIENLYRAAEGTGYGLLLSATAPNRPAREAIADLLRDRCETLILVSPDLSAEQLAEVGALASVVSVGAGVRADGVDSVRSDDHQGVVDAVAHLVGLGHRSITYVDGGCAVMSAIRRDAYVEAMGAHGLGDQVRVLHGSPTEESGVEVAGRLLDGAEPLPTAILAHNDMIAFGLLLTLWSRSVAVPGEISVVGYDNTRMAALATVRLTSVSQDAAQLARAAVERAIARTENAVVATETVTPARLVVRETSGPPRGGA; the protein is encoded by the coding sequence GTGGCGGGGAAGGCCGGGAAGACCACGATCGTCGACGTGGCGCGGGAAGCCGGTACGTCGGTCTCTTCGGCGTCGGTGGCGCTGCGTGGTGAGCCGGGCGTTTCGGATCGGACGCGGGCGCGCATCCTCGATGCCGCGCAGCGCCTCGGCTACCGGCCCGACCAGCGTGCGCGGTTGCTGCGCCAGCAGCGGTCGCGGCTGCTCGGCGTGACGTTCTCGGTCGACCAGAGCTTCCACGCCGACGTCATCGAGAACCTGTACCGCGCGGCGGAGGGGACCGGCTACGGCCTGCTGCTCAGCGCCACCGCCCCGAACCGGCCGGCGCGGGAGGCCATCGCGGACCTGCTGCGCGACCGGTGCGAGACGTTGATCCTCGTCAGCCCCGATCTGAGCGCGGAGCAGCTCGCGGAGGTGGGTGCCCTCGCGTCGGTCGTCAGCGTCGGCGCCGGTGTGCGAGCCGACGGGGTGGACTCGGTGCGCTCCGACGACCACCAGGGCGTCGTCGACGCCGTCGCCCACCTCGTCGGGCTCGGGCACCGGTCCATCACCTACGTCGATGGCGGGTGCGCGGTCATGAGCGCCATCCGGCGCGACGCCTACGTCGAGGCGATGGGCGCGCACGGTCTCGGCGATCAGGTCCGCGTGCTGCACGGCAGTCCCACCGAGGAGTCGGGCGTGGAGGTCGCCGGGCGGCTCCTCGACGGCGCAGAGCCGCTGCCCACCGCGATTCTCGCGCACAACGACATGATCGCCTTCGGGCTGCTGCTCACCCTGTGGTCCAGAAGTGTCGCGGTGCCGGGGGAGATTTCGGTCGTGGGCTACGACAACACCAGGATGGCGGCGCTGGCCACGGTGCGGCTCACCTCGGTGAGCCAGGACGCCGCACAGCTCGCGCGGGCGGCGGTCGAGCGCGCCATCGCGCGGACGGAGAATGCCGTGGTGGCAACGGAAACCGTCACGCCGGCCCGGTTGGTCGTCCGGGAGACTTCCGGGCCGCCGCGCGGCGGTGCATAG
- a CDS encoding PadR family transcriptional regulator, with amino-acid sequence MALRHAVLAALLDGECSGYQLAKAFDVGMANFWHALPQQLYSELAKLEREGLVSGREVVQETRPNKRMFTLTGAGLTELRRFAAAPSSPSSIRDDLMVKVVAADSVDAAELIGQLEERAAIAGAKIELFDKLLGRMRGDLDEADFLARAAQVGPYLTCLRGREFERGNRDWCDRAASVLRAREGADVRR; translated from the coding sequence ATGGCCTTGCGGCATGCGGTGCTGGCGGCGCTGCTGGACGGTGAGTGCAGCGGCTACCAGTTGGCCAAGGCTTTCGACGTCGGCATGGCCAACTTCTGGCACGCGCTGCCGCAGCAGCTCTACTCGGAGCTGGCGAAGCTGGAGCGGGAGGGCCTGGTCTCAGGCCGCGAGGTGGTGCAGGAGACCCGGCCGAACAAGCGGATGTTCACGCTGACCGGCGCGGGGCTCACCGAACTGCGCCGGTTCGCGGCCGCGCCGTCCAGTCCCTCGTCCATCCGCGACGACCTCATGGTCAAGGTCGTGGCCGCCGACTCGGTCGACGCCGCGGAGCTGATCGGCCAGCTCGAGGAACGCGCGGCGATCGCCGGCGCGAAGATCGAGCTGTTCGACAAGCTCCTCGGCAGGATGCGCGGTGACCTCGACGAAGCGGACTTCCTGGCGCGCGCTGCCCAAGTCGGCCCCTACCTGACGTGCTTGCGGGGTCGCGAGTTCGAGCGCGGGAACCGGGACTGGTGCGACCGGGCCGCTTCGGTTCTGCGGGCCAGGGAAGGTGCCGATGTCCGGCGATGA
- a CDS encoding CoA-acylating methylmalonate-semialdehyde dehydrogenase yields MVATTQADEAVPTLHHWAGGPKDGRHDRFSEVTNPATGEVTARLPLASEEEAAEVVAAAKAAFPAWRDTSLAKRAQIVFRFRELLNERAGELAELITAEHGKVLSDAAGEVARGQEVVEFACGIPHLLKGSMTENASTRVDVTSIRQPLGVVGIISPFNFPAMVPMWFFPIAIAAGNTVVLKPSEKVPSAALWLAELWKEAGLPDGVFNVVNGDKTAVDALLTHPDVKALSFVGSTPIARYVYETGTAHGKRVQALGGAKNHMVVLPDADLDLAADQAVNAGFGSAGERCMAISALVAVGDIADVLVGKIADRAKALRTGDGRRGCDMGPLVTKEAQQRVSGYIDAGEAAGSTLVVDGRNGEFDAEGSGFFVGPTLFDHVTPDMSIYTDEIFGPLLSVVRADTYEEAIELINANPYGNGTAIFTNDGGAARRFQNEVEVGMVGINVPVPVPMAYYSFGGWKNSLFGDTHAHGTEGVHFFTRGKVVTTRWLDPSHGGINLGFPQND; encoded by the coding sequence ATGGTGGCTACTACACAGGCCGACGAGGCCGTTCCCACGCTGCACCACTGGGCAGGCGGCCCGAAGGACGGCAGGCACGACCGCTTCTCCGAGGTCACCAACCCGGCGACCGGTGAGGTGACCGCGCGCCTCCCGCTGGCATCGGAGGAGGAGGCGGCCGAGGTCGTCGCGGCGGCGAAGGCGGCGTTCCCCGCCTGGCGCGACACCAGCCTCGCCAAGCGCGCCCAGATCGTCTTCAGGTTCCGCGAGCTGCTCAACGAACGCGCGGGCGAGCTGGCCGAGCTGATCACCGCCGAGCACGGCAAGGTGCTCTCCGACGCCGCCGGGGAGGTCGCCCGCGGCCAGGAGGTCGTCGAGTTCGCGTGCGGCATCCCCCACCTGCTCAAGGGCTCGATGACCGAGAACGCCTCGACCAGGGTCGACGTCACCTCGATCCGCCAGCCGCTGGGTGTGGTCGGGATCATCTCGCCGTTCAACTTCCCCGCCATGGTGCCGATGTGGTTCTTCCCCATCGCCATCGCCGCCGGGAACACCGTGGTGCTCAAGCCGTCGGAGAAGGTGCCGAGCGCCGCCCTGTGGCTGGCCGAGCTGTGGAAGGAAGCAGGCTTGCCCGACGGGGTTTTCAACGTCGTCAACGGCGACAAGACCGCCGTCGACGCCCTGCTCACCCACCCCGACGTCAAGGCTCTCTCGTTCGTCGGGTCGACTCCGATCGCCCGCTACGTCTACGAGACCGGCACCGCGCACGGCAAGCGGGTGCAGGCGCTGGGCGGCGCGAAGAACCACATGGTCGTGCTGCCCGACGCGGACCTGGACCTGGCCGCGGACCAGGCCGTCAACGCCGGGTTCGGGTCGGCGGGTGAGCGGTGCATGGCGATCTCCGCGCTGGTCGCGGTCGGCGACATCGCCGACGTCCTCGTCGGCAAGATCGCCGACCGGGCCAAGGCGCTGCGCACCGGCGACGGACGCCGCGGCTGCGACATGGGCCCACTGGTGACCAAGGAGGCCCAGCAACGGGTCTCCGGCTACATCGACGCCGGCGAGGCCGCGGGCTCCACGCTGGTCGTCGACGGGCGCAACGGCGAGTTCGACGCCGAAGGCTCCGGTTTCTTCGTCGGACCGACCCTGTTCGACCACGTCACCCCCGACATGTCGATCTACACCGACGAGATCTTCGGACCGCTGCTGTCGGTCGTGCGGGCCGACACCTACGAAGAGGCCATCGAGCTGATCAACGCCAACCCGTACGGCAACGGCACCGCGATCTTCACCAACGACGGCGGCGCGGCGCGGCGGTTCCAGAACGAGGTCGAGGTCGGGATGGTCGGCATCAACGTCCCCGTCCCGGTCCCGATGGCCTACTACTCCTTCGGCGGCTGGAAGAACTCGCTGTTCGGCGACACCCACGCGCACGGGACCGAGGGCGTGCACTTCTTCACCCGCGGCAAGGTCGTCACCACCCGCTGGCTCGACCCCTCCCACGGCGGCATCAACCTCGGCTTCCCGCAGAACGACTGA
- a CDS encoding aldo/keto reductase, giving the protein MTCAPSTPSPTVTLNSGARMPQLGFGVYQLAADEATEAVGTALRAGFRSIDTATAYRNEAAVGRAIAESGIPREDLFVTTKLWNTHQGYDSTLRAFDASLSELGLDYVDLYLIHWPMPGRDLYARTWKAFEKLHADGLVRSIGVSNFHVAHLRRLFDESGVVPAVNQIELHPRLQQHGLRAFHAEHGIATEAWSPLGRAQGLLDSSAIIEPAARHGRSPAQIVLRWHMQLGNITIPRSRTPSRIQENIDIFDFELSAEDMEALAGLELGARIGPDPDVLGA; this is encoded by the coding sequence ATGACATGCGCCCCGTCCACGCCGAGCCCCACCGTCACCCTGAACAGCGGTGCGCGGATGCCCCAGCTCGGGTTCGGCGTGTACCAGCTCGCGGCGGACGAGGCGACCGAGGCCGTCGGCACCGCGCTCCGGGCCGGGTTCCGCAGCATCGACACCGCGACCGCCTACCGCAACGAGGCAGCGGTCGGCCGGGCGATCGCCGAGTCCGGCATCCCGCGCGAGGACCTGTTCGTCACCACGAAGCTGTGGAACACCCACCAGGGCTACGACTCCACGCTGCGGGCGTTCGACGCCAGCCTGAGCGAGCTCGGCCTCGACTACGTCGACCTCTACCTGATCCACTGGCCCATGCCCGGCCGGGACCTCTACGCGCGGACGTGGAAGGCGTTCGAGAAGCTCCACGCGGACGGCCTGGTCCGCAGCATCGGCGTGTCGAACTTCCACGTCGCGCACCTGCGGCGGTTGTTCGACGAGTCCGGAGTCGTACCCGCGGTCAACCAGATCGAGCTGCATCCCAGGCTCCAGCAGCACGGACTGCGGGCGTTCCACGCCGAGCACGGCATCGCCACCGAGGCGTGGAGTCCCCTGGGACGCGCGCAGGGTCTCCTGGACAGTTCGGCGATCATCGAGCCGGCCGCCCGGCACGGCCGCAGCCCGGCGCAGATCGTCCTGCGCTGGCACATGCAGCTCGGCAACATCACCATCCCGCGATCCCGGACACCGTCCCGGATCCAGGAGAACATCGACATCTTCGACTTCGAGCTGTCCGCCGAGGACATGGAGGCCCTGGCCGGCCTCGAGCTGGGCGCCCGCATCGGCCCGGACCCCGACGTCCTCGGAGCGTGA
- a CDS encoding short chain dehydrogenase encodes MKILLIGAAGKLGTAVNAALTARGHEVLAAGRSSGDLRYDIADPAQTSALYDRVGPVDAVASAAGDVPYKPVVDMAPENYEAAFRGKVLSQIELVRQGVSRIAERGSFTLITGVLCRDPIPTSSAAAMANGAVEAFVRAAAIEIAPQRINAISPTVFTESLAKYGDFFPGVPPVDLAQVAQAYVRSIEGAHTGRIYELS; translated from the coding sequence ATGAAGATTCTGCTGATCGGTGCCGCCGGGAAGCTCGGCACCGCGGTCAACGCGGCGCTGACCGCTCGCGGCCACGAGGTGCTCGCGGCAGGGCGTTCGAGCGGGGACCTGCGCTACGACATCGCCGACCCGGCGCAGACCTCCGCTCTGTACGACCGGGTGGGGCCCGTGGACGCGGTGGCCAGCGCGGCGGGCGACGTGCCGTACAAGCCCGTCGTGGACATGGCTCCGGAGAACTACGAGGCCGCGTTCCGCGGGAAGGTGCTCAGCCAGATCGAGCTGGTCCGCCAGGGCGTCTCCCGCATCGCCGAGCGCGGCTCGTTCACGTTGATCACCGGCGTGCTGTGCCGCGACCCCATCCCGACGAGCAGTGCCGCGGCGATGGCCAACGGCGCGGTCGAGGCGTTCGTGCGCGCCGCGGCGATCGAGATCGCGCCGCAGCGCATCAACGCGATCAGCCCGACCGTCTTCACCGAGAGCCTCGCGAAGTACGGCGACTTCTTCCCCGGGGTTCCCCCGGTCGACCTCGCCCAGGTCGCGCAGGCCTACGTCCGTTCCATCGAAGGCGCCCACACCGGCCGGATCTACGAGCTCAGCTAG
- a CDS encoding PucR family transcriptional regulator — protein sequence MFPTVADVLALPALRAGTPTVRAGRSALLNRVRWVHVSEQRQPAGTLSGGELILSIGAAVADPATDHLEYLTALRDAGAVGLVIELGQHLRSLPETLVQAARALRFPLVELRAAVRFVEVTEVVHAWILNEQYAHMQFSQRVTETFRTLMVDSAGVSTVVGEAAALLELPVVLEDLGHRALAFAGDVAEDLLRDWTVRSRQALPAGPAEPSGPEGWFSAAVGPRVERWGRLVVPRRAADAERVRLVLTQAAEAIAVLVRIDASSPGIELEAQGGLLADILGASEASESALRVRARALGLPTGGPFAVLVVVAPAAAGEGDREALEVVASAVRHTRRPALVGPLRPGRIAVVVSCASLDDEPDVVCALAPGLPADRVRAVAASDPAAAFADLPDALHHALQTADVADASPDPAARAVWRPRHLGVRGLVWRLRDDRRLLSYVEEQLGPLLRLPEARRNELLKTLRAYVETDGVVTAFASRIGTSRPAAYARLRRLSELLDRDLDDPPTRLSVYLALLVLDQGSTGRDAALAPGR from the coding sequence GTGTTCCCGACGGTGGCCGACGTCCTCGCGCTGCCGGCTCTGCGGGCGGGCACGCCGACCGTCCGAGCCGGCCGGTCCGCCCTGCTCAACCGCGTGCGCTGGGTGCACGTCAGCGAGCAGCGCCAGCCCGCGGGCACCCTGAGCGGCGGCGAGCTCATCCTCTCGATCGGAGCGGCGGTGGCCGACCCCGCCACCGACCACCTGGAGTACCTGACGGCGCTGCGCGACGCCGGTGCGGTGGGCCTGGTCATCGAGCTGGGGCAGCACCTGCGGTCGCTTCCCGAGACCTTGGTGCAGGCGGCCCGCGCGCTGCGCTTCCCCCTGGTGGAGCTGCGCGCCGCAGTGCGGTTCGTCGAGGTGACCGAGGTCGTGCACGCGTGGATCCTCAACGAGCAGTACGCGCACATGCAGTTCTCGCAGCGGGTCACCGAGACCTTCCGGACGCTGATGGTCGACAGCGCGGGGGTCAGCACGGTGGTCGGCGAAGCCGCGGCGCTGCTGGAGCTTCCGGTCGTGCTCGAAGATCTCGGGCACCGCGCGCTGGCTTTCGCCGGAGACGTCGCGGAAGACCTGCTGCGGGACTGGACGGTCCGCTCCCGGCAGGCACTGCCTGCCGGTCCGGCGGAGCCGTCCGGCCCCGAGGGGTGGTTCAGCGCCGCGGTCGGCCCGCGCGTCGAGCGCTGGGGCCGGCTCGTGGTTCCGCGCCGCGCCGCCGACGCCGAGCGCGTCCGCCTCGTCCTCACTCAGGCCGCCGAGGCCATCGCGGTGCTCGTGCGCATCGACGCGAGCTCCCCGGGCATCGAACTCGAGGCGCAGGGGGGTCTTCTCGCCGACATCCTCGGAGCGTCCGAGGCGTCCGAAAGCGCCCTGCGCGTCCGGGCCAGGGCGCTCGGGCTGCCCACCGGCGGACCGTTCGCGGTGTTGGTCGTGGTGGCCCCCGCGGCCGCGGGGGAGGGGGACCGGGAAGCCCTCGAGGTCGTCGCGTCGGCAGTGCGCCACACGCGCCGGCCTGCCCTGGTCGGCCCGCTGCGACCGGGGCGGATCGCCGTCGTCGTCTCCTGCGCGTCCCTCGACGACGAGCCGGACGTGGTCTGCGCGCTGGCGCCTGGTCTCCCGGCGGACCGGGTCCGCGCGGTCGCGGCTTCGGATCCGGCCGCGGCCTTCGCGGACCTTCCCGATGCGCTGCACCACGCGTTGCAGACCGCCGACGTGGCTGACGCTTCTCCGGACCCGGCGGCCCGTGCGGTGTGGCGGCCCCGCCACCTCGGTGTCCGCGGTCTCGTCTGGCGGCTGCGCGACGACCGCCGCCTGTTGTCCTATGTGGAGGAACAGCTCGGCCCGCTGCTGCGGCTGCCGGAAGCGCGCCGGAACGAGTTGCTGAAGACGTTGCGGGCTTACGTCGAGACCGACGGCGTCGTCACCGCGTTCGCCTCGCGAATCGGCACCAGCCGGCCGGCGGCCTACGCCCGCCTGCGGCGGCTGTCGGAACTCCTCGACCGCGATCTCGACGACCCGCCCACCCGCCTTTCGGTGTACCTCGCGCTCCTGGTGCTCGACCAGGGCTCCACCGGTCGGGACGCGGCCCTCGCTCCCGGCCGCTGA